The stretch of DNA GTCGAAGCTCAAGCCATCTGAACGATGGGCATTGTTCGGCGGGCTTGCCCTCACGGTGTCCGGCGTTGCGCACTTAGTGTGCCCACCTGCGTTCGAACCGGTGAATCGGTTGGCCTTCAAGGACAACATCCGTGCCCACGTTCTCATCAACGGCAGCATCGAAGCTGCACTCGGTCTAGCGCTGCTCAACTCTCGGACTCGTCGACCCGCCCTAGCAGCCACACTTGCCTACCTGACCTATTTCAACGCCAGCCTCCTGCACAGGCAGCGCGCCTTGGCCAACTAATCACACTCGTAGGCGCGGGTGGAATCGACCGCCATCTTGTAGGTTGGCCACGGGCGGCGGCGGGTGTGGAACCTGTGAGGTGTATCCCGCCGACCGGCCGCCAGCACTGTCGCACGCGTCACGAATGGCCGGATCACGGGCATGCGCCAATCGGACCAGCTGCGATCTGATCGCCTCTGCGACGTGTGTCAACCCTCCGCGACGTTGTGTAGTTTCTTGCAGGCGCTGGACCTGGCTCCAACGTGATGGAGACGTCGCTTCGGATACCGGCCCTACACTCTGCGGCCATGGGGGAATTTGAACTTATTGACATATGGCGCGGCAGAGCGGACACGTACAGCTGGACCCCGTTCGATGATTCCGAGGGCTTCAACCCGGACTGGTGGGAACGCCGCGCGACGCCCGCGGCCCGCACATAACTCCCAGGTCAAATACTCCGGCCAGTCTGTCGTGAGCGCCTTCGGAGGCGCGTCATCGGCCAGATTTACCCGCGCGCGAGCTCGAGTTCGGGAACAAGCGCGGTCAAAATGGGCAGCCGATCCGACGATGGAATCGCGTTCACGACAAGGTGAGAGGCGCCGGCGTCGAGCTGGGCGCGCAGCTGCTTCGCCGCGGTCGTCGCATCACCCTGCGCGATCAGCGCGTCGATAAGCTCGTCGCTACCATCGTGGGCCAAGTCCTCGTCGGCGAAGCCCATGCGCATCAAATTCGCCCGGTAGTTCGTCAGCCGGAGATGATTCGCAGCGATGTTTTCACGACCGGCGCCGCGGGTGCTGTGCAGGTCGCCGAGGGCCACCTTGTGCTCCACCGCGAGCATCGCGTCGGGGCCGATCAGAGCCCGCGCCCGCCGGGTGTACGCGGATGTCACCAGAAACGGGTGGGCACCGGCTGACCGCTCAGCGGCAAGTTTCAACATTCTCGGGCCGAGCGCGGCGAGCGCCCGCCGTTGCTTGGGCACGCCGCGCTCGTCGAGCACATCTAGGTAGTCGACCACCGCCTGATACGGGGAGCGGAAGTCGGCACCCGATTCGCGGTGCCCTGCACCGATACCGAGCAGGAATCGTCCCGGGTAAGCCGCGTCAAGCCAGTGGTATGTGTCTGCAACGGCTCGGGCGTTCATGTGCCAGACGTTGACGACGCCGGTGGCCACGACAAGCGTGTCGGTTGCTTCGAGCATCCGCTCCACGATTGTCAGCTTGGGTTCGCGTGTGCCCGCGATCCACAAAGCAGTGTAGCCAAGGCGCTCTACGTGGGCCGCCGCCTCCGGAGTCAGCTCGCCTTCGACGTAATGTACCCCGATCGCGCCAAGGTTTACCGGTGCCGTGGTGTCCTTCATCGATGATCTCCTCACGTGCAGTAGGTCGGCCAAAAGCCTTCTGTGTGGCAGCGTTTCACTTGCCTGCGCCGGCAACGAAACTCCTGAGTTCGTCGGCGACATCGTCGGGAGCAGGGTCAGCGGGTGGGCAGCCAGCCGCACAGTCGAGCTTCTGCCACGACTGGCAGTGGTCGGTCTTGAAAGACTTGTCATCCGAATCGATCTGAACGACTTGGGGCTTCCTGCTTAGGGCGTTATCGACAACGTTGGTGCCGCTAACGCGTTTCCAGTAGCACGCGCTATCCCCGGCAGGCCCCGCAGAGCTGTACGTGCCTGGCGCTATCTCTGACCCAATCGCGTATGTGCCATCAGTATCGATGGTTGTTCTCGGTCCATCCGGAGGAGTTGGATCGGCATGGGCAATTGCTGCGGTGCCGCACATCACGACAACCATCGCGATGGTGACAGTGCGTGCCGTATCCATTCACCCGTCCCAGACGGACATGTCGTCTGGCGGGTAGTCGGCGCAATGGTCCGTCTCCTTGGCGGCAACGCCCTTATTGTTGAAGAAGACCTTCGCCCAGTTCGGCCAGGAGGCCGTCATGGGATCGGCGAAATGGGTCACCATCTCTTCAGAGTAGGCGCGCCGATCGGCGGGGCTAAGCGAGTAAAAGTAGTGCGCGTTGTCGATGGCGGCCTGTTGAACCTCCGGCGACTTGTTGTGCTTGTCAATGATGTATCTCTGGTAATAGATCGGCGCGTAATCCCTTGCAGCGGCAAGGATCTGCTCGCTCGTGCAGGTTGTGACGATCATCCGATGGGGGATGGGGTAGTCGTCAGTCGCGTCGGCTGCTGCTTTTCCGGGTAACAGCATTGCCCCGAATGCGCCTGTGAGAACCACGATTCCGGCTCCTAGAACTCGGCTGTTACAGGCTCGTAGCACGCGCCTTGGTCGCTGCATCTGTGCCTCCTGTGATCTCAATGGTTGGGTTCCGCGACTGTCGTGAGCCTCGGCGTCAGGTCATCGCAGTAGGTGCCGATCGCGGCGCCGAGGAACTGCCACGTTTGCGCTGTGGTGGTGCCACGCGGCAGGTTGTGCGACAGGAACTCGGCGGACTTCTCGGCTGTTGCGTCCCGTCCGCTGCCAAGCCGATCACACGTGATCTTGGCCAGCCATGCGTTGTAATCCTTCTGCCCGTAAATGCCGTGGCCATGAAGCTGATTGGCGAAATCGGTGTCGACGTCCGCGTGCGCTGGGGCGGCTAGCGCGACCGCCGCGGCAGCGATCGGCGCCAGTGCAGAAACCGTTCCGAATCTCATTGTCCCCCCTCGGGATTCATCGGACCCACGCTCAGCGGCTGTGTGGTGGTTGCGTCTTCTGCTGTTGGAGCTGTGGCCGGGGAGCCAGCCGACGCCTGCGGTGCGGCGTGGGTGTGGACTCGTCGTGGCCACCAGAACCAGCGGCCCAGCAGCGCGGCGATCGAGGGCGTCATGAATGAACGGACGACAAATGTGTCGAAGAGGAGTCCGAGCATGATGGTGGTGCCGATTTGACCGGCGATGCGTAGATCACTGGTGGCCATAGAGCCCATGGTGAAGGCGAACACCATGCCGGCGGCGGTGACGACCCCGCCGGTGCCCCCCATGGCGCGGATGATGCCGGTCTTCAGCCCTGCGTGGATCTCTTCCTGGAAGCGGGAGACCAGTAGCAGGTTGTAGTCCGATCCCACGGCCAACATGATCACTATGGCCATCGGGAGCACCAGCCAGTTCAGTGGCATGTGCAAGATGTGCTGCCAGAGCAGCACCGATAGCCCAAAGGATGACGCCAGCGAGACAGTGACCGTGCCGACGATGACCGCTGCGGCGACCAGGCTGCGGGTGATGCCGAGCATCACGAGGAAGATCAGGCATACCGATGCCGTGACGGCGATCATCAGGTCGTACATGGAGCCGTCGTGCATGTCTTTGTAGGTGGCCGCGGTGCCGCCGAGGTACAGATTGGCGTTCTCCAGCGGTGTTCCCTTCACCGCTTCGGCGGCGGCCTGCATGATCCGGTCGATGTGCGAGATGCCTTCTGGGGTGGCCGGATCGCCCTTGTGGGTGATGATGTACTGCGCGGATTTTCCGTCTGGGGACAAGAACAGCTTGAGGCCGCGGACGAAGTCCGGATTCTGGAACGCCTCGGGCGGCAGGTAGAAGGAGTCGTCGTTCTTGGCCGCATCGAACGCTTGGCCCATTTCGGTGGCATTCTGC from Mycobacterium sp. JS623 encodes:
- a CDS encoding DUF5078 domain-containing protein, producing MQRPRRVLRACNSRVLGAGIVVLTGAFGAMLLPGKAAADATDDYPIPHRMIVTTCTSEQILAAARDYAPIYYQRYIIDKHNKSPEVQQAAIDNAHYFYSLSPADRRAYSEEMVTHFADPMTASWPNWAKVFFNNKGVAAKETDHCADYPPDDMSVWDG
- a CDS encoding TIGR03620 family F420-dependent LLM class oxidoreductase, encoding MKDTTAPVNLGAIGVHYVEGELTPEAAAHVERLGYTALWIAGTREPKLTIVERMLEATDTLVVATGVVNVWHMNARAVADTYHWLDAAYPGRFLLGIGAGHRESGADFRSPYQAVVDYLDVLDERGVPKQRRALAALGPRMLKLAAERSAGAHPFLVTSAYTRRARALIGPDAMLAVEHKVALGDLHSTRGAGRENIAANHLRLTNYRANLMRMGFADEDLAHDGSDELIDALIAQGDATTAAKQLRAQLDAGASHLVVNAIPSSDRLPILTALVPELELARG
- a CDS encoding DUF732 domain-containing protein, producing MRFGTVSALAPIAAAAVALAAPAHADVDTDFANQLHGHGIYGQKDYNAWLAKITCDRLGSGRDATAEKSAEFLSHNLPRGTTTAQTWQFLGAAIGTYCDDLTPRLTTVAEPNH